The stretch of DNA ATTCAACATCATTCATTTCAAACGCATACACAGTATTATATATTCTCTCTGTTGATTTTGGCTGTCTATTTCCGACATTTAAAGCACTATATAgtgatattttaaattcagaattaaacacatttttttgtttaagttcgacacaaaataattatactTTTGCTGATCAGAACTGTCTATAtaggaatttttccattattaaaagaaactcATTTTGAGAACTTTTCAATGTAACAAACTTTAGAAACTTTGGTTTCTAATCGAAATGTGAATCTCGATTGTTCAAgagatataaaaattctacctttttttcttttaattttgaagattgTAAAACTAAATTGAGTTTTCCTataataaatagaatttcacGTCAAAATGGGTATACATTGCATAAAGTTTGTTCTCATTTAAGtttctcaataaataattataacAGCTTCCCTTTTGGGAGAAAGAGTGGACTGCAGAATTTTGTGAGATACATAATTCTCTAAATAgttcttgcaatttatggaGACAAAATAATAGCCAGAGAGGGAAATACCTCAAtgggaattattttaagaagCTTGCAAAATACATACAGAAATTCAgaacatttatttttgtagGTGCAGAAAAGTTGTGTCCAAGGGAATATTtgcttgatttttattaaaaatattcttcctaATATTTTCTAACAGTAGAAAAGCTAATTAGCTTGGTAACTACACTCAATTCTCgctaaaaagattttattttagttttaaagtattttttttatttttttgttgattactaattaattattaacttGTTGAGAGTGgagataagtttttttttttgaaaaaaattgagaatagttcaaaaatattttaaaaagaaataaaaaattaaaataatttaatttaaaattaaatgaaaacacTAAAACCAATACTGAAGGGTTAATTTTTGGCGCGATTTTTGAAtgcaatattaaaaaaataaaataataataataatcccAAGAAAAAGGtttacatttaaagaaaataataaaatccacTCACCTCGCCAAAGGTTGTAAGACTATGTGGTTGGGAATCATCCAGGATGATCATGTCGCTCTTGATGGTGGCTGCTGCCCATGGTGTTGTACACCCGAATCCTGTGATGGAGATCACTCTAACACCTAAGGAGTACATGGAACGCAAAACTGCTAGGCTGGATCCCAGTGCGTGTCCTGCCTGAAGACCCAGGAGTACCCCAATCTTCCCTTCATGGTGCATCTCTTCGATTTCGTCGGCTGTTTCAATCACCTGCAGTATGGGATTGGTCCTGGCAAGTCGCTTAGCCTCATCAATACCTTCCAGTGCCAACTGAACACCATCGAGATACTGAGCACCACATGGAACAGCCACTGGCCATACCACAGCTCCAACCATGTTCTTTGTAATGTCTGAGATGCTATGGCTAAAATTCGCATCGATTTGTGGTTGCCAGTAGCCCTCCACAAGAGGTGGTGTTTCCGAGAGAAGCCTTCGAATGAAAGCCAGACGTGCTTCGAGAAGAGATGAACTCCTTAGCTGCAGAGCAAGTGGAACTCCTATAGCCAGGGCGATGAAGATGAAGAGGCCCAAGAAAACAGTCACCACTTTGCGACTCTTCCTACGGTGGACAACTGGAGGTGGGGATGTATGTTCCTTCTTGTACGTGGGTACATTCCCATTCTTTATCTTCTCGGAGAACTTTGTGATTTCCGGTGGCAGATCGATATCCGTGTACACAAAGCACTGCTGCTTACACGGCGGCACCTGGTGCATCGTTCGCAGCTCCATGAATTCGTGATTTGGCACAACCGAATTCATTGTTTTGGTGGATTTTGGTTCTCCTGATTTGTCAGGAAGTTCAAGGAATAAAGGAAGAAAACTTCGCCCcctataaaaactttttaaagcgCATGCGCTTTATTGATCtctataataaagaaaggtctctctataatttcgttcctgttcgcTATGcaaaatttggtacagagactcctgataccaggcggtttttaccaacgacattcattttccccccagaaccccccttcgtagcgccccctatataattttcatgcttttttgactactttttgaaattggcgccattTTCGGTACTATTtcctcaagagaaaatgagatggatgcattttacctctatccgtctccctcacactttcagtcttttacagttttctcgtgttttccgtcgatttttccggccggaagtaagtttttgcaatcaggaagcgacgccgcgtcgaatggcatcattggtttgaaaagttcgcgaaaatgcatttccagaaaaaaaagtgcgtgtaaaatccccaaccgtcaaaatttcgaaTGTTTAAatccaaccgtcaaaatttccgcggaccccaaattccgcacggaggagctccccgaggctcccggagcacccgtaagtgccccaggagcccaaaaaatgcgttCTATGCCCacaaatttaggaaaaaacacggaaatcacgaattttgtcgaaatgcagaaaaaaagttcgtttagttcaaattttattattacagTGCCAAAAAAGGCAgagtggtggcttttggaactacatcagatgttttagctgtgtttctttcagacacagcttttgtgaccgagcaaaatcgaaagtcgtcagatcgggctcaaacttgggatgagcacgaattagggtccccacattccaaaaaacgtatgcgccaaaaatttttttccggccggccgtccgtccgtccgtccggaaccttttgctaaattacaagagaacggtgatagatagagacttgcggtaaacggcaaagtttaaatatcgacctgaagaaatccgattatgatgacAAATTTTatcccccacccctccgtccgccattttgaataacctcaaaattttgttttcgctatatctcagcccctattatagctagaggtctgaaattttgatatgttgtaggggccattaAGAGCTTTCCAACTATACCTCATTGtctaaaatcggtcaagccgtttagtcaatatggccgccacaatttttcatcgaaaatcgaccataactcgaaaacggcttgaccgattttgatcaacccggggtcaaatgaaagatctcaacaaaccctacaactctctagaacatccgaagtttcaaaagtgaccgctagggggccaaaaatcaaaaacaaaattttcgatgagttttcgatgaatatctcgaaaacgacgacataaatttttttcattttttgatatgttgtagctgaccatattatctagctccatgccaaaaattaagaaaatctatggatccgttctcgagatatagccttccaa from Lutzomyia longipalpis isolate SR_M1_2022 chromosome 1, ASM2433408v1 encodes:
- the LOC129797591 gene encoding dipeptidase 3; protein product: MNSVVPNHEFMELRTMHQVPPCKQQCFVYTDIDLPPEITKFSEKIKNGNVPTYKKEHTSPPPVVHRRKSRKVVTVFLGLFIFIALAIGVPLALQLRSSSLLEARLAFIRRLLSETPPLVEGYWQPQIDANFSHSISDITKNMVGAVVWPVAVPCGAQYLDGVQLALEGIDEAKRLARTNPILQVIETADEIEEMHHEGKIGVLLGLQAGHALGSSLAVLRSMYSLGVRVISITGFGCTTPWAAATIKSDMIILDDSQPHSLTTFGETVLHEMNRLGILVEISRLSEPAMMMALHTARAPVLFSNAAPLSLCNSTSTAGVPDHILGMLTQNGGVLMINVERCGEKYLTVREAISTINYVRAVAGVDHVGLSGSPSTYPPLLAELARDRLWGNAAIKKLIGGNFVRVLREVEVLRNRQPLHEEWIPTAAIEGNSYCRYAET